A DNA window from Halorubrum sp. DM2 contains the following coding sequences:
- the mfnA gene encoding tyrosine decarboxylase MfnA, which produces MQRPEPEPQSFDRVLSSMCTEPHPDARAAAERFLASNPGDPATYEAVAELEERAVERLATLADHPTPSDAAGYVTSGGTEANVQAVRSARNRHDARDVNVVAPESAHFSFTKAAELLDVELRTVPVDDDYRADTDAVAAAVDDATALVVGVAGTTEYGRVDPIPELAAIAEETGARFHVDAAWGGFVLPFTDHAWSFADAPVDTLTIDPHKFGQAPVPAGGLLAREDAALDALAVDTPYLESRSQATLTGTRSGAGVAGAVAAMDALWPDGYREAAELAADHAAWLAEELADRGYDVVDPELPLVAAGVPESEFAALREAGWKISRTGTGELRVVCMPHVTRSTLRAFLDDLDRIRR; this is translated from the coding sequence ATGCAACGGCCGGAACCGGAGCCGCAGTCGTTCGACCGGGTGCTCTCCTCGATGTGTACCGAGCCGCACCCGGACGCCCGCGCGGCCGCCGAGCGGTTTCTCGCGTCGAATCCCGGCGATCCCGCCACCTACGAGGCGGTCGCGGAGTTGGAGGAACGGGCGGTCGAGCGGCTCGCGACGCTCGCCGACCACCCGACCCCGAGCGATGCCGCGGGATACGTCACTTCGGGCGGGACCGAGGCGAACGTCCAAGCGGTGCGGTCGGCCCGGAACCGACACGACGCGCGCGACGTCAACGTCGTCGCTCCGGAGAGCGCGCATTTCTCGTTCACCAAGGCCGCCGAGCTGCTCGACGTGGAGCTGCGGACCGTCCCCGTCGACGACGACTACCGGGCCGACACCGACGCGGTCGCGGCCGCGGTCGACGATGCCACCGCGCTCGTCGTCGGCGTCGCCGGCACCACGGAGTACGGCCGGGTCGACCCGATCCCGGAGCTGGCAGCGATCGCCGAGGAGACCGGGGCGCGATTCCACGTCGACGCGGCGTGGGGCGGGTTCGTCCTCCCCTTCACCGACCACGCGTGGTCGTTCGCCGACGCGCCGGTCGACACGCTGACGATCGACCCCCATAAGTTCGGACAGGCACCGGTACCGGCGGGCGGCCTGCTGGCTCGCGAGGACGCCGCGCTCGACGCGCTCGCGGTCGACACGCCGTACCTGGAGTCCCGGTCGCAGGCGACGCTGACCGGGACCCGGAGCGGCGCGGGCGTCGCGGGCGCGGTCGCGGCGATGGACGCGCTGTGGCCCGACGGCTACCGCGAGGCCGCGGAACTGGCGGCCGACCACGCCGCGTGGCTCGCCGAGGAACTCGCGGACCGCGGGTACGACGTCGTCGACCCCGAACTCCCGCTCGTCGCGGCCGGGGTCCCGGAGTCCGAGTTCGCGGCGCTCCGCGAGGCCGGCTGGAAGATATCGCGGACCGGAACCGGAGAGCTTCGCGTGGTGTGTATGCCGCACGTGACGCGGTCGACGCTGCGGGCGTTCCTCGACGATCTGGACCGAATCCGCAGATGA
- a CDS encoding halocyanin domain-containing protein, which translates to MSSDDVSRRAFMRTAGGAAAAAGAATATAGTAAAQEVEPDWPSAASGGNVGSYTDARGQDSVTISVGAGDQGLAFDPTLVWVDEETTIVWEWTGAGGDHNVQTVEDGGPATLDSGSPVGEEGYTYEYETSSEDAGITHYHCVPHTAVGMHGGIAVGEDIATVDVGGGSSDAVFVPDAARALGIATFIAMVSTLGLAFVFMKYGGTITRQEQA; encoded by the coding sequence ATGAGTTCGGACGACGTCTCTCGGCGCGCGTTCATGCGGACGGCCGGCGGTGCGGCGGCCGCCGCCGGCGCGGCGACGGCGACGGCGGGGACGGCGGCTGCACAGGAAGTGGAACCCGACTGGCCGAGCGCCGCGTCGGGCGGGAACGTCGGGTCCTACACCGACGCCCGCGGCCAGGACTCGGTGACCATCTCGGTCGGCGCAGGCGACCAGGGCCTCGCGTTCGACCCGACGCTGGTGTGGGTCGACGAGGAGACGACGATCGTCTGGGAGTGGACGGGCGCTGGCGGCGACCACAACGTCCAGACGGTCGAGGACGGCGGCCCGGCAACGCTCGACAGCGGGAGTCCCGTCGGCGAGGAGGGGTACACCTACGAGTACGAGACGTCGAGCGAGGACGCCGGCATCACTCACTACCACTGCGTGCCCCACACCGCGGTCGGCATGCACGGCGGCATCGCCGTCGGCGAGGACATCGCCACGGTCGACGTCGGCGGCGGGAGTTCGGACGCGGTGTTCGTCCCGGACGCCGCCCGTGCGCTGGGCATCGCGACGTTCATCGCGATGGTGAGCACGCTGGGGCTGGCGTTCGTCTTCATGAAGTACGGCGGGACGATCACCCGGCAGGAACAGGCGTAG
- a CDS encoding rhodanese-like domain-containing protein, whose protein sequence is MVETISAAEFRDMIDARRRGDRSFALVDTRPEESFAGWHVADAIHYFYKPFHDFDLDDFERETGLSPDDSVITLCAKGKASDDFAAELDAAGYADVVVVDDGMRGWSAVYDRTAVPLPDGSDAAPPLDLVQIQRRAKGCLGYLVVGGREPGSADHVPADSGNSDGSDRVAVAVDISRHVDEWIEAAADLDASIAAVLDTHVHADHLSGGRALADELDVPYYLPAAAADRDVASEFEPIGRNETLDVGGVDLKALATPGHTEDGASYLVGDAAVLTGDTLFTDSVGRTELQFSAGGQEDDGDATTADAAAAARRLYDSLHETLLAEPDDVVVCPGHFAVANDGSTGEVVPGEPVVTTVGTARREIGVLGLDRKSFVERITRTLPEKPPNYESVIAANRGVESPPDETAAIELELGPNRCAAEPDASSTADD, encoded by the coding sequence ATGGTCGAGACCATCTCCGCCGCCGAGTTCCGCGATATGATCGACGCGCGACGGCGCGGCGACCGCTCGTTCGCCCTCGTCGACACGCGCCCGGAGGAGAGCTTCGCGGGGTGGCACGTGGCGGACGCGATCCACTACTTCTACAAGCCGTTCCACGATTTCGACCTCGACGACTTCGAGCGCGAGACGGGTCTCTCGCCCGACGACAGCGTCATCACCCTATGCGCGAAGGGGAAGGCCTCCGACGACTTCGCCGCCGAACTCGACGCGGCGGGGTACGCGGACGTGGTCGTCGTCGACGACGGCATGCGGGGCTGGTCCGCGGTCTACGACCGGACCGCCGTCCCGCTACCCGACGGGTCCGACGCCGCCCCGCCGCTCGATCTCGTTCAGATCCAGCGTCGCGCGAAGGGGTGTCTCGGCTACCTCGTGGTCGGCGGACGCGAGCCGGGATCGGCGGACCACGTGCCCGCTGATTCCGGGAACTCCGACGGCTCCGACCGCGTCGCCGTCGCTGTCGACATCTCCCGACACGTCGACGAGTGGATCGAGGCGGCCGCCGATCTCGACGCGTCGATCGCGGCGGTCCTCGACACGCACGTCCACGCCGACCACCTCTCGGGCGGGCGAGCGCTCGCCGACGAACTCGACGTCCCCTACTACCTGCCCGCCGCGGCCGCCGACCGCGACGTGGCCTCGGAGTTCGAGCCGATCGGGCGCAACGAGACGCTCGACGTCGGCGGCGTCGACCTGAAGGCCCTCGCGACGCCCGGCCACACCGAGGACGGCGCGAGCTACCTCGTCGGCGACGCGGCGGTTCTCACCGGCGACACGCTCTTCACCGACAGCGTCGGGCGGACGGAACTCCAGTTCTCGGCTGGGGGTCAAGAGGACGACGGAGACGCCACAACCGCCGACGCCGCGGCCGCCGCTCGCCGCCTCTACGACTCGCTCCACGAGACGCTGCTCGCCGAACCGGACGACGTCGTCGTCTGCCCCGGCCACTTCGCGGTCGCGAACGACGGGAGCACCGGGGAGGTCGTCCCCGGCGAACCGGTCGTCACGACGGTCGGGACCGCCCGCCGCGAGATCGGGGTCCTCGGACTCGACCGAAAGTCGTTCGTCGAGCGGATTACGCGAACGCTCCCGGAGAAGCCGCCGAACTACGAGTCGGTGATCGCGGCCAATCGGGGCGTCGAGTCGCCGCCCGACGAGACCGCGGCTATCGAACTGGAGCTAGGACCCAACCGCTGTGCGGCCGAGCCGGACGCGTCGTCGACCGCGGACGACTGA
- a CDS encoding rhomboid family intramembrane serine protease, whose product MATCDVCGEYENLPYQCKRCGQTFCAEHRLPENHDCPGLAEWDDPGGVFDSGFDESVESGDGGRVGGGGRAGGGRASAGRTGGVVNRFKRRIDRATGTGGLVSYFRNNATYAILLAMWVTFVAQWITLFFGGPRLHQTLFVLHTDALGNVWTWVTSVLSHSPGLLFHIIGNSIVILFFGPLVERAVGSKKFVAFFFASGVLAGLGHILFAIGMGASAGILGASGAGFAILGVLTVWRPNMQVLLFFVIPMKIKYLTWGIAVVSAVLVLQSVQSGGAGSASGIAHLAHLIGFAIGLAFGKRNEGVARSAGGTGGVSMGGAGGPRGPGGPGGRF is encoded by the coding sequence ATGGCGACGTGCGACGTGTGCGGGGAGTACGAGAACCTCCCGTACCAGTGTAAACGGTGCGGCCAGACGTTCTGTGCCGAACACCGACTGCCCGAGAACCACGACTGCCCGGGCCTCGCCGAGTGGGACGACCCCGGCGGCGTCTTCGACAGCGGCTTCGACGAGAGCGTCGAGAGCGGCGACGGCGGCAGGGTGGGCGGCGGCGGCCGCGCCGGCGGTGGCCGCGCTTCTGCCGGCCGCACCGGCGGTGTCGTGAACCGGTTCAAACGCCGGATCGACCGCGCGACCGGCACGGGCGGGCTGGTGAGCTACTTCCGCAACAACGCGACGTACGCGATCCTGCTGGCGATGTGGGTCACCTTCGTCGCGCAGTGGATCACGCTGTTCTTCGGCGGCCCGAGGCTCCACCAGACCCTGTTCGTCCTCCACACGGACGCGCTCGGTAACGTGTGGACGTGGGTCACGTCGGTGCTGTCACACTCCCCCGGACTGCTGTTCCACATCATCGGCAACAGCATCGTGATCCTGTTCTTCGGTCCCCTCGTCGAGCGCGCGGTGGGGTCGAAGAAGTTCGTCGCGTTCTTCTTCGCGTCGGGAGTCCTCGCCGGTCTCGGCCACATCCTCTTCGCGATCGGGATGGGCGCGTCTGCCGGCATCCTCGGTGCCAGCGGTGCCGGATTCGCCATCCTCGGCGTCCTCACCGTCTGGCGGCCGAACATGCAGGTGCTCCTCTTCTTCGTCATCCCGATGAAGATCAAGTACCTCACGTGGGGGATCGCGGTCGTCTCCGCGGTCCTCGTGCTCCAGAGCGTCCAGAGCGGCGGAGCCGGAAGTGCCAGCGGTATCGCGCACCTCGCGCACCTGATCGGCTTCGCGATCGGACTCGCGTTCGGCAAGCGGAACGAAGGGGTGGCTCGCTCCGCGGGCGGCACCGGCGGCGTCTCGATGGGCGGCGCGGGCGGCCCGCGCGGTCCCGGCGGTCCCGGCGGGCGGTTCTGA
- a CDS encoding AAA family ATPase — MVEAFAVASGKGGTGKTTSTLALGMALAEDHDVTVVDADTGMANLLFHAGLDDATVTLHDLLVEGTATDVSEATYERFGLSVVPCGTSLAGFEAAEPERLRDVVAELARDTDVLLLDSPAALGSKSAVLPVVLADRVVIVVEPTIPALSDGLKVQEYARSYGTETAGVLFNKVRSEADDVAAQAERHFGGPVLANVPESDAVRAARRAGKPLLAHAPESEAAARFRRAADRLDVRDGDSDAVADRFRSAVVPDTP, encoded by the coding sequence ATGGTCGAGGCGTTCGCGGTCGCCAGCGGCAAGGGCGGCACGGGGAAGACGACGAGCACGCTCGCGCTCGGGATGGCGCTCGCCGAGGACCACGACGTGACGGTCGTGGACGCCGACACCGGGATGGCGAATCTCCTCTTTCACGCCGGGCTCGACGACGCGACTGTCACCCTCCACGACCTGCTCGTCGAGGGGACCGCGACGGACGTGAGCGAGGCCACCTACGAGCGCTTCGGGCTCTCGGTCGTCCCCTGTGGCACCTCGCTCGCCGGCTTCGAGGCCGCGGAACCGGAGCGACTCCGCGACGTGGTGGCGGAACTCGCGCGCGACACCGACGTGCTCCTGCTCGACTCGCCGGCCGCGCTGGGGTCGAAGTCGGCCGTGTTGCCGGTTGTGTTGGCCGACCGCGTCGTGATCGTCGTCGAGCCGACGATCCCCGCGCTCTCGGACGGGCTGAAGGTCCAGGAGTACGCGCGCTCGTACGGTACGGAGACCGCCGGCGTCCTGTTCAACAAGGTCCGCAGCGAGGCCGACGACGTCGCCGCGCAGGCGGAGCGCCACTTCGGCGGCCCCGTCCTCGCGAACGTCCCCGAGAGCGACGCGGTCCGGGCGGCGCGCCGGGCCGGGAAGCCCCTGCTCGCGCACGCGCCGGAGAGCGAGGCCGCGGCGCGCTTCCGCCGGGCCGCCGACCGGCTCGACGTGCGCGACGGCGACAGCGACGCGGTGGCGGACCGGTTCCGCAGCGCGGTCGTCCCCGACACGCCATGA
- a CDS encoding glycosyltransferase: protein MRVAFVSLFAPGHGETPARTRTLRTARGLADRGHDVVWLCARWWGGDHDAFEEDGIEYRSVTAEPSPTGFAARLPVALRRVAPDVVHAVNSPPTPALAAMVAGSLSRVPVVVDWWRDHPADARRWYRPLARRADAVTAPSRTTKTRVREHGADGDDVRVLPESIDFDAVESAAVDDRFDAVYSRRLDRHANVETFLLGLAELRGRDWTAAVIGDGPERGRIEATARDLRIDDRVEFLGDLPTEDRIPIFKGTHVAVATATWETFATDLLWAVACGCVALVEYQADSSAHELVEGRERGRLVTSPAELADEFVAVGDLERRAVDPEFAAYDHGAVIDRYVTLYEDLIGDE from the coding sequence ATGCGCGTCGCGTTCGTCTCGCTTTTCGCCCCCGGACACGGGGAGACCCCGGCGCGGACGCGAACGCTCCGAACCGCCCGCGGCCTCGCCGACCGCGGCCACGACGTGGTCTGGCTCTGCGCCCGCTGGTGGGGCGGCGACCACGACGCGTTCGAGGAGGACGGGATCGAGTACCGCTCGGTCACCGCCGAGCCGTCGCCGACCGGATTCGCCGCGAGGCTTCCGGTCGCGCTCCGGCGCGTCGCCCCCGACGTGGTCCACGCGGTCAACAGCCCGCCGACGCCCGCGCTCGCCGCCATGGTCGCGGGGTCGCTCTCCCGGGTCCCGGTCGTCGTCGACTGGTGGCGCGACCACCCGGCCGACGCCCGCCGCTGGTACCGGCCGCTCGCGCGGCGCGCGGACGCCGTGACGGCCCCCTCGCGGACCACCAAGACCCGCGTCCGCGAACACGGGGCCGACGGCGACGACGTCCGCGTCCTCCCCGAGAGCATCGACTTCGACGCGGTCGAGTCGGCGGCCGTCGACGACCGCTTCGACGCGGTGTACTCGCGGCGGCTCGACCGCCACGCCAACGTCGAGACGTTCCTCCTCGGCCTCGCCGAGCTGCGCGGCCGCGACTGGACCGCGGCGGTGATCGGCGACGGCCCCGAGCGCGGACGGATCGAGGCGACCGCCCGCGACCTCCGGATCGACGACCGCGTCGAGTTCCTCGGGGACCTGCCGACCGAAGACCGGATCCCGATATTCAAGGGTACGCACGTCGCGGTCGCGACCGCGACGTGGGAGACGTTCGCCACTGACCTGCTGTGGGCGGTCGCGTGCGGCTGCGTCGCCCTCGTCGAGTATCAGGCGGATTCGAGCGCGCACGAGCTGGTCGAGGGCCGCGAGCGCGGGCGGCTCGTGACGAGTCCGGCGGAGCTGGCCGACGAGTTCGTCGCGGTCGGCGACCTCGAACGCCGCGCGGTCGACCCCGAGTTCGCCGCCTACGACCACGGCGCGGTGATCGACCGCTACGTGACGCTGTACGAGGATCTGATCGGAGACGAGTAG
- a CDS encoding type I 3-dehydroquinate dehydratase: MFEEFVLAASTADLSEEPAAREHADAVEFRMDLADAPLDQLTGYDGDLPLLVTNRASWEGGEADGIGRYDALSDAIGRDAVAAVDVELAALRGTHPDDAEASHATALRDAAREAGVDVVASVHDFESTPEPGALVDLLADAASEGDVGKLATTAAAPEDALAMLEATHEATAAGHRVATMCMGEAGRHTRAVAPVYGSKIGYAPVDAADATAPGQYPLATLRRLVDDLGDGETDE, encoded by the coding sequence ATGTTCGAGGAGTTCGTTCTCGCCGCCAGCACGGCCGACCTCTCCGAGGAGCCGGCGGCCCGCGAGCACGCCGACGCGGTGGAGTTCCGGATGGATCTGGCGGACGCCCCGCTCGACCAGCTGACGGGCTACGACGGCGACCTCCCGCTGCTCGTCACGAACCGGGCGTCGTGGGAGGGCGGCGAGGCCGACGGGATCGGGCGCTACGACGCGCTCTCGGACGCGATCGGTCGCGACGCGGTGGCCGCGGTCGACGTCGAACTCGCCGCGTTGCGCGGGACGCACCCGGACGACGCCGAGGCGTCGCACGCGACCGCGCTCCGCGACGCGGCCCGCGAGGCGGGCGTCGACGTGGTCGCGTCCGTCCACGACTTCGAGTCGACCCCCGAGCCCGGCGCGCTCGTCGACCTGCTCGCGGACGCCGCGAGCGAGGGCGACGTAGGGAAGCTGGCGACGACCGCCGCCGCCCCCGAAGACGCGCTCGCCATGCTCGAAGCCACCCATGAGGCGACCGCCGCCGGCCACAGGGTCGCGACGATGTGTATGGGCGAGGCTGGCCGCCACACCCGCGCCGTCGCGCCCGTCTACGGCTCGAAGATCGGCTACGCGCCCGTCGACGCCGCCGACGCGACCGCGCCCGGCCAGTACCCGCTCGCGACGCTCCGGCGGCTCGTGGACGACCTGGGAGACGGCGAAACAGACGAGTGA
- the ppsA gene encoding phosphoenolpyruvate synthase, with protein MAVLLLEDVDADDVGTVGGKAASLGELIGAGLPVPPGFAVTAGTYRTFIEEAEIDEELFDAVDVDPEDSAALREAEATAERLILDTPFPGSVREEILEQYRAMSEDGDEAFVAVRSSATAEDLPDSSFAGQQETFLNVREEDLLRRVKECWASLFTQRAIYYRQQRGFPHDEVDIAVVVQRMVDAEKSGVMFTSHPSTGDPQVTIEAAWGLGEAVVSGTVSPDNYVYDRERSAVDEVTVADKKVEMVKDAETGETVQLDVDEERRTARVLSDAEIGDLVALGERVEDHYGAPQDVEWAIYDGEIYMLQSRPITTIREDADGPEDTEGTTATADSDGSGAELGSPDDRAGRTTDGSADDADLLVDGLGASPGAVSGTVRIVRKLDQLDQVQEGDVMVTEMTMPDMVPAMKRAAGIVTDEGGMTSHAAIISRELGVPAVVGTGNGTRVLEDGQHVTLDGDKGTVRAGEAESAEPGEEFEPVEAARPETPVKPMTATEVKVNVSIPEAAERAAATGADGVGLLRIEHMVLSLGKTPEKYIADHGAAAYRDELVEGVRRVADEFYPRPVRVRTIDAPTDEFRELEGGDGEPVEPNPMLGWRGIRRSLDKPEPFRQELAAFARLHEMGYDNLEVMFPLVNDAADVEGIKVHMREAGIDPETHRWGVMVETPASALQIEDLAEAGIDFASFGTNDLTQYTLAVDRNNGHVADRFDELHPAVLRLIGDTIETCRELGVDTSICGQAGSKPEMVNFLVEKGVSSISANIDAVRDVQHEVKRTEQRLLLDSVR; from the coding sequence ATGGCAGTACTCTTGCTGGAGGATGTCGACGCCGACGACGTCGGGACCGTCGGCGGGAAGGCCGCGTCGCTCGGCGAACTCATCGGTGCGGGCCTCCCGGTGCCACCGGGGTTCGCCGTCACCGCGGGCACGTACCGGACGTTCATCGAGGAGGCCGAGATCGACGAGGAGCTGTTCGACGCGGTCGACGTCGATCCGGAGGACTCCGCCGCGCTCCGCGAGGCCGAGGCGACCGCGGAACGGCTGATCCTCGACACGCCGTTCCCGGGGTCGGTGCGCGAGGAGATCCTAGAGCAGTACCGGGCGATGAGCGAGGACGGCGACGAGGCGTTCGTCGCGGTCCGCTCGTCCGCCACGGCCGAGGACCTCCCCGACTCCTCGTTCGCCGGGCAACAGGAGACGTTCCTCAACGTCCGGGAGGAGGACCTCCTCCGCCGCGTCAAGGAGTGCTGGGCCTCGCTTTTCACCCAGCGGGCGATCTACTACCGGCAGCAGCGGGGGTTCCCGCACGACGAGGTCGACATCGCGGTCGTCGTCCAGCGGATGGTCGACGCCGAGAAGTCCGGCGTGATGTTCACCAGCCACCCCTCGACGGGCGACCCGCAGGTCACCATCGAGGCCGCGTGGGGGCTCGGCGAGGCGGTCGTCTCCGGAACCGTCTCGCCAGACAACTACGTGTACGACCGCGAGCGCAGCGCGGTCGACGAGGTCACCGTCGCCGACAAGAAGGTCGAGATGGTGAAAGACGCGGAGACCGGGGAGACGGTCCAGCTCGACGTCGACGAGGAGCGCCGCACGGCGCGGGTGCTCTCCGACGCCGAGATCGGCGACCTCGTCGCGCTCGGCGAGCGCGTCGAGGACCACTACGGCGCTCCCCAAGACGTCGAATGGGCGATCTACGACGGCGAGATATACATGCTCCAGTCGCGCCCGATCACGACGATCCGCGAGGACGCGGACGGTCCCGAGGACACCGAGGGCACCACCGCGACCGCCGACAGCGACGGGAGCGGGGCGGAACTCGGTTCGCCGGACGATAGAGCGGGCCGAACGACCGACGGGAGCGCGGACGACGCGGACCTCCTCGTCGACGGGCTCGGAGCCAGCCCGGGGGCCGTCTCCGGCACCGTCCGGATCGTCCGCAAGCTCGACCAGCTCGATCAGGTACAGGAGGGCGACGTGATGGTGACGGAGATGACGATGCCGGACATGGTGCCGGCGATGAAACGCGCCGCCGGCATCGTCACCGACGAGGGCGGGATGACGAGCCACGCGGCGATCATCTCCCGAGAGCTCGGCGTCCCCGCGGTCGTCGGGACCGGCAACGGGACCCGGGTCCTCGAAGACGGCCAGCACGTCACCCTCGACGGCGACAAGGGGACGGTCCGGGCGGGCGAAGCCGAGTCGGCCGAGCCGGGCGAGGAGTTCGAGCCGGTGGAGGCCGCGCGCCCGGAGACGCCCGTCAAGCCGATGACGGCGACGGAGGTGAAGGTGAACGTCTCGATCCCGGAGGCGGCCGAGCGCGCCGCGGCGACCGGCGCGGACGGCGTCGGGCTGCTCCGGATCGAACACATGGTGCTGTCGCTCGGGAAGACCCCAGAGAAGTACATCGCCGACCACGGCGCGGCGGCCTACCGGGACGAGCTCGTCGAGGGCGTCCGGCGCGTCGCCGACGAGTTCTACCCCCGGCCGGTCCGCGTGCGGACGATCGACGCGCCGACAGACGAGTTCCGCGAACTGGAGGGCGGCGACGGCGAGCCGGTCGAACCCAACCCGATGCTCGGCTGGCGCGGGATCCGGCGGAGCCTCGACAAGCCCGAGCCGTTCCGGCAGGAGCTGGCCGCGTTCGCGCGGCTCCACGAGATGGGGTACGACAACCTCGAAGTGATGTTCCCCCTCGTCAACGACGCCGCGGACGTCGAGGGGATCAAAGTTCACATGCGCGAGGCCGGGATCGACCCCGAGACGCACCGCTGGGGCGTGATGGTCGAGACGCCGGCCAGCGCGCTCCAGATCGAGGACCTCGCCGAGGCGGGGATCGACTTCGCCTCCTTCGGCACCAACGACCTCACGCAGTACACGCTCGCGGTCGACCGCAACAACGGCCACGTCGCCGACCGGTTCGACGAGCTTCACCCGGCCGTGTTGCGGCTGATCGGCGACACGATCGAGACGTGCCGTGAGCTCGGCGTCGACACCAGCATCTGCGGCCAGGCCGGCTCGAAGCCCGAGATGGTCAACTTCCTCGTCGAGAAGGGCGTCTCTTCCATCTCCGCGAACATCGACGCGGTCCGCGACGTCCAACACGAGGTCAAGCGGACCGAACAGCGGCTGCTGCTCGATTCGGTCCGCTGA
- a CDS encoding transcription initiation factor IIB, whose product MSERLHTRGSRSRTETNETESEDTDETLQCPECGGHVINDEEHGETVCSDCGLVVEADSVDRGPEWRAFDSREKDEKSRVGAPTTNTMHDKGLSTNIDWRDKDAYGRSLGARQRQKMQRLRKWNERFRTRDSKERNLKQALGEIDRMASAQGLPDNVRETASVIYRRALDEDLLPGRSIEGVSTSCVYAAARMAGVPRSLDEIADVSRVEKAEIARTYRYVVRELKLEVKPADPEQYVPRFASDLELSEESEMRAKSLLRNAKEKGVHSGKSPVGLAAAAVYAAALLTNEKTTQAAVSEVADISEVTIRNRYHELLEAEDGLVA is encoded by the coding sequence ATGAGTGAACGACTACACACACGGGGGAGTCGCTCCCGAACGGAGACGAACGAGACGGAATCGGAAGACACCGACGAGACGCTCCAGTGCCCGGAGTGCGGCGGTCACGTCATCAACGACGAGGAACACGGCGAGACGGTCTGCAGCGACTGCGGGCTCGTCGTCGAGGCGGACTCGGTCGACCGCGGCCCGGAGTGGCGCGCGTTCGACTCCCGCGAGAAGGACGAGAAGAGCCGCGTCGGAGCCCCGACCACCAACACGATGCACGACAAGGGGCTGTCGACGAACATCGACTGGCGCGACAAGGACGCGTACGGCCGGTCGCTCGGCGCGCGCCAGCGCCAGAAGATGCAGCGCCTCCGTAAGTGGAACGAGCGCTTCCGCACCCGCGACTCCAAGGAGCGCAACCTCAAGCAGGCGCTCGGCGAGATCGACCGGATGGCGAGCGCGCAGGGCCTGCCGGACAACGTCCGCGAGACGGCCTCGGTCATCTACCGCCGCGCGCTCGACGAGGACCTGCTCCCCGGTCGCTCCATCGAGGGCGTCTCGACCTCCTGCGTGTACGCCGCCGCCCGGATGGCCGGCGTCCCGCGCAGCCTCGACGAGATCGCGGACGTCTCCCGCGTCGAGAAGGCGGAGATCGCCCGGACGTACCGCTACGTCGTCCGCGAGCTGAAGCTCGAAGTGAAGCCCGCCGACCCCGAGCAGTACGTCCCGCGGTTCGCCTCCGACCTCGAACTGAGCGAGGAGTCGGAGATGCGCGCGAAGAGCCTCCTCCGCAACGCCAAGGAGAAGGGCGTCCACTCCGGCAAGTCGCCGGTCGGGCTCGCCGCCGCCGCCGTCTACGCCGCCGCGCTGCTGACGAACGAGAAGACGACGCAGGCCGCCGTCAGCGAGGTCGCCGACATCAGCGAGGTCACCATCCGGAACCGGTACCACGAGCTGCTGGAGGCCGAGGACGGCCTCGTCGCGTAA
- a CDS encoding endonuclease V, which translates to MDLARPDLRPDPSLSRDEMEDLQREIAAAAAFDDDHDLTPDGVAVDEAPSLADGLPPARDGAQERLGTGPGAGDDHDPDAPVVVGIDQAFLTDRDDAPDAAVSAAVAFRDGEVIEYASATTTLSIPYIPGLLAFREGGPILAALDRLDADPDLLVCDGSGRIHFREAGLATHVGVLRDVPSIGVAKSLLCGEPDESTDERPEGWRTPVRADESVTTAEPGAVIGHAFQSRQYPTSRRVNPLYVSPGHRVSAATATDLVAALCAGYKLPEPTRFADAYADTAKREVD; encoded by the coding sequence ATGGACCTCGCGCGGCCCGACCTCCGGCCGGACCCATCGCTGTCGCGCGACGAGATGGAGGACCTCCAGCGTGAGATCGCGGCGGCCGCGGCGTTCGACGACGACCACGACCTGACGCCCGACGGGGTCGCCGTCGACGAGGCCCCCTCGCTCGCGGACGGCCTGCCGCCGGCGCGCGACGGCGCACAGGAACGACTCGGAACGGGGCCGGGGGCGGGGGACGACCACGACCCGGACGCGCCCGTCGTGGTCGGGATCGATCAGGCGTTCCTCACCGACCGCGACGACGCGCCCGACGCCGCCGTCTCCGCCGCGGTCGCGTTCCGCGACGGCGAGGTCATCGAGTACGCGAGCGCGACGACGACGCTGTCGATCCCCTATATCCCCGGCCTGCTCGCGTTCCGCGAGGGCGGACCGATATTGGCCGCGCTCGACCGGCTCGACGCCGACCCGGACCTGCTGGTCTGTGACGGCTCCGGGCGCATCCACTTCCGCGAGGCCGGTCTCGCGACCCACGTCGGCGTCCTCCGCGACGTGCCGAGCATCGGCGTCGCGAAGAGCCTCCTCTGTGGCGAACCGGACGAGTCGACCGACGAGCGCCCCGAAGGCTGGCGGACGCCGGTCCGCGCCGACGAGTCGGTGACGACCGCGGAGCCGGGGGCCGTGATCGGCCACGCGTTCCAGTCGCGCCAGTACCCGACGAGCAGGCGAGTGAACCCGTTGTACGTCAGTCCCGGCCACCGCGTGTCGGCCGCGACCGCGACCGATCTCGTCGCGGCGCTGTGTGCGGGGTACAAGCTCCCCGAGCCGACGCGGTTCGCGGACGCGTACGCCGATACGGCGAAGCGAGAGGTCGACTGA